In one window of Solanum pennellii chromosome 2, SPENNV200 DNA:
- the LOC107009069 gene encoding GATA transcription factor 5-like, with amino-acid sequence MKSPTEKYKGKIKRETGEEKEVFRRSFKEESKKYLFPISSSTFFIFLLSYLFLLLYIQEMDCAEWALRNSFVPETPLKMTQNQTFGDDFSAAGAGQNGVSGDDFFVDDLLDFSNGFVEGEGEEEEEGKNQGGEGISVQKPCSVSIAVSPLKKTEIDDKDKVTISVNEDFASLAVSEISVPTDDLDSLEWLSHFVEESFSGYSLAYPAGKLPVEKKTGDGEIRVEEKKPCFATPVQTKARTKRGRSSVRVWPVCSGSLTESSSSSTSSSSTTTMSSSPPTGSWFLYPTPVHSAESPGKPLAKKLKKKPTPHGGNGPQQPRRCSHCGVQKTPQWRAGPMGAKTLCNACGVRFKSGRLLPEYRPACSPTFSTELHSNNHRKVLEMRRKKESEETGLTQPVQSF; translated from the exons ATGAAATCCCCCACAGAAAAGtacaaaggaaaaataaaaagagaaacagGGGAAGAAAAAGAAGTATTTAGGAGAAGTTTTAAGGaagaaagcaaaaaatatttattcccTATCTCCTCATCCAccttcttcatcttcctcctctcttatctttttcttcttctatataTCCAg GAAATGGACTGTGCGGAGTGGGCTTTGAGAAACAGTTTTGTGCCTGAGACACCATTGAAAATGACCCAAAACCAGACCTTCGGGGATGACTTCTCTGCCGCCGGTGCCGGTCAAAATGGAGTCTCCGGCGATGATTTCTTCGTTGACGACTTGCTTGACTTCTCCAATGGCTTTGttgaaggtgaaggtgaagaagaagaagaaggaaaaaaccAGGGAGGAGAAGGTATCTCTGTTCAAAAACCATGCTCTGTTTCAATTGCTGTTTCTCCTCTGAAAAAAACAGAAATTGATGACAAGGACAAAGTCACCATTTCTGTTAATGAAGATTTTGCTTCTCTTGCTGTTAGTGAAATCAGTGTTCCG ACTGATGACTTGGATAGCCTTGAATGGCTGTCTCATTTTGTTGAAGAGTCGTTTTCTGGGTATTCACTTGCTTATCCCGCCGGGAAATTGCCGGTCGAGAAAAAAACAGGCGACGGAGAAATTCGGGTTGAAGAGAAGAAGCCCTGTTTTGCAACTCCGGTTCAAACCAAGGCAAGAACTAAGCGAGGAAGGAGTAGCGTCCGAGTTTGGCCAGTCTGTTCAGGTTCATTGACCgaatcatcttcttcttcaacttcctCATCTTCCACCACCACCATGTCGTCATCTCCACCTACTGGTTCTTGGTTCCTATACCCAACTCCGGTTCACTCTGCCGAGTCACCAGGTAAACCACTGGCTAAGAAGCTGAAGAAGAAACCGACGCCACATGGTGGAAATGGGCCTCAGCAACCACGGCGGTGCAGCCATTGTGGGGTTCAGAAAACCCCACAGTGGCGAGCCGGTCCAATGGGTGCAAAAACTCTTTGCAATGCTTGTGGGGTTCGCTTCAAATCCGGTCGGCTGCTACCAGAGTACCGTCCGGCATGCAGCCCGACGTTTTCCACCGAGCTCCACTCAAACAATCACCGGAAAGTTCTGGAAATGCGGCGGAAGAAGGAATCAGAAGAAACCGGTTTAACTCAGCCGGTTCAGAGTTTTTGA